A genomic window from bacterium includes:
- a CDS encoding PilZ domain-containing protein, with protein MPESRSGAERRKYHRIATDQVISFAEVDRSEQLAVSKNLSTGGISFEAVGIEINLGDVLRVTFNVGDQTVVATGTVVWATDTDPITQEVGIEFQEIDPEAVRLLEEFIEPALEPVGLF; from the coding sequence ATGCCCGAAAGCCGCAGCGGCGCCGAGCGCCGAAAGTACCACCGGATCGCCACCGATCAGGTCATCTCCTTCGCCGAGGTCGACCGGTCGGAGCAGCTCGCCGTCTCGAAGAACCTCTCGACCGGCGGCATCAGCTTCGAGGCGGTCGGCATCGAGATCAACCTCGGCGACGTCCTCCGCGTCACCTTCAACGTGGGCGACCAGACCGTCGTCGCCACCGGGACGGTGGTCTGGGCGACCGATACGGATCCGATCACCCAGGAAGTCGGCATCGAGTTCCAGGAGATCGACCCGGAAGCGGTCCGCCTCCTCGAGGAGTTCATCGAGCCGGCCCTCGAGCCCGTCGGCCTCTTCTAG
- a CDS encoding glycosyl transferase — MADFHQTGVITSLHRLGAPDLARLERELLSFASERPIALVLPSLYSEMHGPALKRIVEELSQVPYLTQCVLSLSGDADLRQYQEMCALFERVRCLDGSPGTVIWNQGPRIQQLFERLRSEGLDPGDEGKGRANWLAYGYVLATHRARVVATHDCDILDYRRDLLARLVYPTASPNMGYEFAKGYYSRVSDRMHGRVTRLFMTPLMRSMKSVLGPVPLLDYLESFRYPLAGECSMTIELARANRIPADWGLEVGVLAEVYRNCSLKRICQVELVENYDHKHQALSEHDANAGLHRMVRDIAASLIRNLASYGVEFDSGFLNTMIAAYVRTAQDAIARYSDDAKLNGLIFDRHEEEVAVETFSGALRAAGLDFVRDPMGAPQIPNWSRVVSAMPEFLDDLAEAVRDDALEAAA, encoded by the coding sequence ATGGCGGATTTCCACCAGACGGGCGTGATCACGTCGCTGCACCGGCTCGGCGCGCCCGACCTCGCGCGCCTTGAGCGGGAGCTGCTGTCCTTCGCCTCCGAGCGCCCGATCGCCCTCGTCCTGCCCTCGCTCTACTCGGAGATGCACGGCCCCGCGCTCAAGCGGATCGTCGAGGAGCTGTCGCAGGTTCCCTACCTGACCCAGTGCGTGCTGAGCCTCTCCGGGGACGCGGATCTCCGCCAGTACCAGGAGATGTGCGCGCTCTTCGAGCGGGTGCGCTGTCTCGACGGTTCGCCGGGGACGGTGATCTGGAATCAGGGACCGCGGATCCAGCAGCTCTTCGAGCGGCTGCGAAGCGAGGGACTCGATCCGGGCGACGAGGGCAAGGGCCGCGCCAACTGGCTGGCCTACGGCTACGTCCTGGCGACCCATCGCGCCCGCGTCGTCGCGACCCACGACTGCGACATCCTCGACTACCGCCGCGATCTGCTCGCGCGCCTCGTCTATCCGACCGCGAGCCCGAACATGGGATACGAGTTCGCGAAGGGGTACTACAGCCGCGTGTCCGACCGGATGCACGGCCGCGTGACGCGCCTCTTCATGACGCCCCTCATGCGCTCCATGAAGTCGGTGCTCGGGCCCGTGCCGCTGCTCGACTATCTCGAGTCGTTCCGGTATCCGCTGGCCGGCGAGTGCTCGATGACCATCGAGCTCGCGCGGGCGAATCGGATCCCGGCGGACTGGGGACTCGAGGTCGGCGTCCTCGCCGAGGTCTATCGCAACTGTTCCCTGAAGCGCATCTGTCAGGTCGAGCTGGTCGAGAACTACGACCACAAGCACCAGGCGCTCTCGGAACACGACGCGAACGCCGGGCTCCACCGGATGGTGCGCGACATCGCGGCCAGCTTGATCCGGAACCTCGCGAGCTACGGCGTCGAGTTCGACTCGGGCTTCCTCAACACGATGATCGCCGCGTACGTGCGGACCGCGCAGGATGCGATCGCACGGTACAGCGACGACGCCAAGCTCAATGGGCTGATCTTCGATCGGCACGAGGAGGAGGTCGCGGTCGAGACCTTCTCGGGGGCGCTGCGAGCCGCAGGACTCGACTTCGTGCGTGATCCGATGGGGGCGCCGCAGATCCCGAACTGGAGCCGCGTCGTCTCGGCCATGCCCGAGTTCCTGGACGATCTCGCCGAGGCGGTCCGGGACGACGCGTTGGAAGCGGCGGCCTGA
- a CDS encoding undecaprenyl-phosphate glucose phosphotransferase, whose amino-acid sequence MLYRYSEVFRTLIAVADGVLVASAWLAAYWLRFETGMPVPLGVPEIDGYVWALAVIVPLYFVLFQTHGLYEARRMDSRLGETSAVLRATFMGLLLLTAASFFARNYSYSRAVLGLFAVLAPTFVITLRSSIRFVLRRLRERGLNLRFVVVVGTGPLAETIVARIAGRPDAGLRVLGVVSEGGHGGTVAGAPVIGSVAALKSILHGQRVDQLIIALGRNESETFEKVTAELADEVVNVKVVPDLLHGFSLRSTVESLDGIPVIGLQETALSGWGVVAKRTFDVAASTTLLALGSPVLAAIAAGVWASSGRPIFFSQQRVGHDGRVFEMWKFRSMRRGADAEGPAWTTRDDPRRTRFGRWLRRHSLDELPQLWNVLRGDMSLVGPRPEQPAYIEEFRREVPGYMLRHKVRAGMTGWAQVHGWRGDTSIHERVEHDLYYVQKWSFWLDLRILAMTLVLRERGE is encoded by the coding sequence ATGCTCTACCGCTACAGCGAAGTCTTTCGGACGCTGATCGCCGTCGCGGATGGCGTGCTCGTGGCGTCCGCCTGGCTCGCGGCCTACTGGCTTCGCTTCGAGACCGGGATGCCGGTGCCCCTGGGTGTCCCCGAGATCGACGGTTACGTCTGGGCCCTCGCGGTCATCGTCCCGCTCTACTTCGTCCTGTTCCAGACCCACGGTCTCTACGAGGCGCGTCGGATGGATTCGCGGCTCGGCGAGACGTCGGCGGTCCTGCGCGCGACGTTCATGGGGCTGCTGCTGCTGACGGCGGCTTCGTTCTTCGCGCGGAACTATTCGTACTCCCGCGCGGTGCTCGGGCTCTTCGCGGTGCTCGCGCCGACCTTCGTGATCACGCTGCGCTCGTCGATCCGCTTCGTGCTCCGGCGGCTGCGCGAGCGGGGCTTGAATCTCCGCTTCGTCGTCGTCGTCGGAACCGGACCGCTCGCCGAGACGATCGTCGCGCGGATCGCGGGGCGACCGGATGCCGGTCTTCGCGTGCTCGGTGTCGTGTCGGAAGGGGGCCACGGCGGCACGGTGGCGGGGGCGCCGGTGATCGGTAGCGTGGCTGCTCTCAAGTCGATCCTGCACGGCCAGCGCGTCGATCAGCTGATCATCGCGCTCGGCCGAAACGAGTCCGAGACCTTCGAGAAGGTGACCGCCGAGCTCGCCGACGAGGTCGTGAACGTGAAGGTCGTTCCGGATCTGCTCCATGGCTTCAGCCTTCGCAGCACGGTCGAGAGCCTGGACGGCATCCCCGTGATCGGCCTCCAGGAGACGGCGCTCTCCGGCTGGGGAGTGGTGGCCAAGCGGACCTTCGACGTGGCGGCGAGCACGACGCTCCTCGCGCTGGGGTCTCCGGTCCTCGCTGCGATCGCCGCCGGCGTGTGGGCGAGCTCCGGGCGCCCGATCTTCTTCTCGCAGCAGCGCGTGGGGCACGACGGGCGCGTGTTCGAGATGTGGAAGTTCCGTTCGATGCGGCGGGGCGCGGACGCGGAGGGGCCGGCCTGGACGACCCGGGACGATCCGCGCCGCACGCGATTCGGTCGCTGGCTGCGGCGACACAGCCTGGACGAGCTGCCGCAGCTCTGGAACGTGCTCCGCGGCGACATGAGCCTGGTGGGACCGCGGCCGGAGCAGCCCGCCTACATCGAAGAATTCCGCCGTGAGGTCCCCGGCTACATGCTTCGCCACAAGGTGCGCGCGGGCATGACGGGCTGGGCGCAGGTCCACGGCTGGCGGGGGGACACGTCGATCCACGAGCGCGTCGAGCACGACCTCTACTACGTCCAGAAATGGTCGTTCTGGCTCGACCTGCGGATCCTCGCGATGACCCTGGTCCTGCGCGAACGCGGCGAATAG
- a CDS encoding DegT/DnrJ/EryC1/StrS family aminotransferase: MRTAIPMIDLAAQHAEIEEELLQGFAEVMASGRFILGEPVTAFETELAKLCEIRHALSCNSGTDALWLAMKALGIGPGDAVLCPAFSFFATAAAVVRAGATPVFTDIDPVTLNLDPEDAIRRAEALPNVRAVLTVDLFGRIAHLGPLEDWCLQHDVPIIEDAAQSIGAVDPDGRPVGARASLACFSFYPTKNLGALGDAGALVTNDASLAGRVASLRVHGETEPGVYTSLGLNSRMDALQAVALSIKLRHLVRWTRARRQRALHYDALFAERGATPASVPMGEGPLPLQTPAPLLEPGRHTYHRYVIRVEAARRAELVAALAEEGIATEVYYARGLHEQPALAEFAPTSPLVETERAANEVLALPLYPELPVESIERVVGVTTRVLSG; this comes from the coding sequence ATGCGAACCGCCATCCCGATGATCGACCTCGCCGCTCAGCACGCGGAGATCGAGGAGGAGCTGCTGCAGGGCTTCGCCGAGGTGATGGCCTCGGGGCGCTTCATCCTGGGCGAGCCGGTCACGGCCTTCGAGACCGAGCTCGCGAAGCTCTGCGAGATCCGCCACGCCCTCTCCTGCAACTCAGGGACCGACGCGCTCTGGCTGGCCATGAAGGCGCTCGGGATCGGCCCGGGCGACGCCGTGCTCTGTCCCGCCTTCTCGTTCTTCGCGACGGCGGCCGCGGTGGTTCGCGCGGGCGCCACGCCCGTCTTCACGGACATCGACCCCGTCACGCTGAACCTCGATCCCGAGGATGCGATCCGACGTGCCGAAGCGTTGCCGAACGTACGGGCGGTGCTGACCGTCGATCTCTTCGGTCGGATCGCCCACCTGGGCCCGCTAGAGGACTGGTGCCTCCAGCACGACGTGCCGATCATCGAAGATGCCGCCCAGTCGATCGGCGCCGTGGACCCCGACGGGCGCCCGGTGGGTGCGCGCGCGAGCCTCGCCTGCTTCAGCTTCTATCCGACGAAGAACCTCGGCGCCCTAGGTGACGCAGGCGCGCTCGTGACGAACGATGCTTCGCTCGCCGGGCGGGTCGCGTCGCTCCGGGTCCACGGGGAGACCGAGCCCGGGGTCTACACCTCGCTCGGTCTCAATTCGCGCATGGACGCACTCCAGGCGGTCGCCCTGTCGATCAAGCTGCGCCACCTCGTACGCTGGACCCGCGCGCGGAGACAGCGCGCCCTCCACTACGACGCCCTCTTCGCCGAGCGGGGCGCGACCCCGGCGAGCGTGCCGATGGGCGAAGGCCCCCTTCCCCTCCAGACCCCCGCGCCGCTCCTCGAGCCCGGCCGCCACACCTACCATCGCTACGTGATTCGCGTGGAGGCAGCCCGCCGGGCCGAGCTCGTCGCCGCCCTCGCCGAGGAAGGGATCGCGACCGAGGTCTACTACGCGCGCGGGCTCCACGAGCAGCCGGCGCTCGCGGAATTCGCCCCCACGTCGCCGCTCGTCGAGACCGAACGCGCCGCGAACGAAGTCCTCGCACTACCGCTCTATCCCGAACTCCCGGTCGAGTCGATCGAGCGGGTCGTCGGGGTCACCACGCGCGTGCTGAGCGGCTGA
- a CDS encoding glycosyltransferase, with translation MALVHDWLTGYRGGERVLAHLARRYPQADLFTLIHEPGSVPDSIEARTIHTSVLDRIPGRGRHYRKLLPLFPWAIERFDFAGYDLVISTSHAVAKSVRVPQGVPHVDYCFTPMRYVWDRIDAYLGEGKRRTMASPLVRHLRDFDVRTSGPDRVTRFIAISTDVADRIARHYGRSARVVPPPVDVSWIEPAEAPGGDFYLLVGGFVPYKREDLVIEAFRRNRRPLVVAGEGPARAELERNAPPNVRFVGRVPDAELARLYRDARALVYPQHEDFGLVAVEAQAAGRPVIGFGRGGLLDTVVPLSDSDGASPVDATGVYFEEQTPEALCEAIERFEKFEARFDPRALRRWAERFSPARFDRAFDAELAIALGESRATRPSSARISSGGEA, from the coding sequence GTGGCGCTCGTACACGACTGGCTGACCGGCTATCGGGGTGGGGAGCGCGTGCTCGCTCATCTCGCCCGGCGCTATCCGCAGGCGGACCTCTTCACGCTGATCCACGAACCGGGAAGCGTGCCGGACTCGATCGAAGCCCGCACGATCCATACGAGCGTGCTCGATCGGATCCCCGGACGCGGACGCCACTACCGCAAGCTCCTGCCCCTGTTTCCCTGGGCGATCGAGCGCTTCGACTTCGCGGGCTACGACCTCGTGATCTCGACGAGCCACGCGGTCGCCAAGAGCGTGCGCGTGCCGCAAGGCGTACCGCACGTCGACTACTGCTTCACGCCGATGCGGTACGTGTGGGATCGGATCGATGCCTATCTCGGCGAAGGGAAACGCCGGACGATGGCATCCCCGCTGGTGCGGCACCTACGCGACTTCGACGTGCGAACCAGCGGCCCCGACCGCGTGACGCGATTCATCGCGATCTCGACCGACGTCGCCGACCGCATCGCCCGCCACTACGGCCGCAGCGCCCGGGTCGTCCCGCCCCCGGTCGACGTCTCGTGGATCGAGCCGGCCGAGGCACCGGGCGGCGATTTCTACCTGCTGGTCGGCGGCTTCGTCCCCTACAAGCGCGAAGACCTCGTGATCGAGGCCTTCCGACGCAATCGTCGCCCGCTCGTCGTCGCAGGAGAGGGTCCCGCACGCGCCGAGCTCGAACGAAACGCCCCACCCAACGTCCGCTTCGTGGGCCGCGTTCCCGACGCGGAACTGGCCCGGCTCTACCGGGACGCCCGCGCCCTCGTCTATCCGCAGCACGAGGACTTCGGGCTGGTCGCCGTCGAAGCCCAGGCGGCCGGGCGGCCGGTGATCGGATTCGGCCGCGGCGGACTGCTCGACACGGTGGTGCCGCTCTCGGATTCGGACGGCGCCTCACCGGTCGATGCCACGGGCGTCTACTTCGAAGAGCAGACTCCCGAGGCACTCTGTGAAGCGATCGAGCGCTTCGAGAAGTTCGAGGCCCGCTTCGACCCACGCGCCTTGCGACGCTGGGCCGAGCGCTTCTCGCCGGCGCGCTTCGACCGCGCCTTCGATGCGGAGCTCGCGATCGCGCTCGGAGAGTCCCGCGCGACCCGCCCGAGTTCCGCTCGGATCTCTTCCGGAGGGGAGGCGTGA